The Cryptococcus gattii WM276 chromosome D, complete sequence region tctccacctcttgAGGGATATCATTTAAACGGTACAGGTGACAACTTGATGACTCTTAGCTGAGCATATCTGAGGGGGCCGGTGAAAATAGCCATGATAAGAAATGAAAATGGGAAAATGATGAGTAGACCGTGAGAGGGCCTGCCTTCGTTGAAGTGTAGCATTCACCAAGAAATTGGGCAGTACTGTTTTCATCAAAGTTATGTGCTTGATTATATGTCTCAGGGATCTAAATGAAACAAAAGCCAAACAAGGACAAACTGAGGCGACAATGATTCAAGACGCGCGTTTGGTAAGTTTCTTCATAGTCATCTATTTAACCCTAGTCCTCATGAGGCTTTTCAATTTCCGGCGCATCCAACCATCCAACTTTCTCGGCCAACTTATTCAGTAACCAACCGCTCAATCCCCATATTTCCAAATCTTCTGGAATATTGATCTTATTTCCCGGTAGACGTATCACGAGATCATCAGCTCTTATCTTGTAGTACGGTCGGAACCTGTTCAGACGGAAGAGGTGTACGGCGCGGCGTTTTGGATCAGATAGAGCTgaaaggggaaggggtAAGATAGCAGAGACTTCAGCAGGCGAGAGTATTAAGGAGGACAAGGGAAGTGATTGCAGGGAAGACCCGGCACTGGGGAATGGCGGTGGCGCCGAGTGAATGAAACCCTGCATACATATTAGTTTGATTCGACAGAGGAAATAGGCTAAGAATGACTGACTACGAAGGGCCAAACCCGTGAACGATTACCAAGACTGTATTCCGGGTCTAGCATACCAAGGATTTCGACACTAGAAGGCGGTAAAGCTAATTCTTCCTGTGCTTCTCTCAAGGCAGTATGTATAAGGTCTCTGTCCGTCTGCGATGAAGGTTAGGTAGATTTCGAAAAACATGATTTACAGCTCACGTCATCTGCTTTACCACCGGGAAAGCTATCCCAATATATCTAATGTCAGCAAAGATCCGTTATTCTTGCGATGGTCATAATGCACCCGGTCCTAGGGTCCTACCTCACCTGGCTTCACCAGCATGTACTCTCATACCGTTCGCGCGTACCTCCATGAGTATATGAGCTTCTGAATTGATGTTCATGAGTGGGATCAGCACAGCTGCATCGGTAGGTGGTCGAGTACCGATGGTGGTATGAGTATGAGGTGGAAGGATAGGAGGCAGGCTGGGAGGTTTGAGTGCCCTGGATATATTGGTAAGTATAGAAGGAGTAAATGTTCGTGGCGGCATATTGAATGCAACTTTGGGAGTCACAGCAAGTTATCCAGGATAAGAATAAGTCATCAACAGTCGTAAGGTCCGGCTATACATCGTTCATTTTATCATCCGAAACGGGGACATTACGTAAGAATTCTTTTCTCATAATGAGCGCCCCCGCCGATTCATAATACAATAAATATGTAACACGTTGTGAGTATATATTACTTAATTATTATTTACTTACATCCTATTGATATTTAatattatatatatatacgtacCGACGTGAGTATAACTCCGTCGTACTCTTCTTCATAATTGTATGTTGTATTTTTGATCCATTATTTTGATACTTCAGATGGTAACTAAACCATCAAAGAGTCAGTCGTTATAAAGCCACCAGGTTTTTTGGCCCTCCATAATGAAGCGTTGTATGATTCTTTACCATATCTTCGAAAAGAAGGTTGTGAGTACGTGACTAAGTTTATTTCCAAACAGCACGAAAGCTCCGTCCGCGAAGGATAGTTCATCATTACTCCGAGATAGATTCATTCCAGACATCATTAAACAATGCAATCATTCCTTCTGCAAGGGATACTGCCGTGGTAGCCATCAGTAAATACGAGATTTCGATTTCGGAGTTGTTTTTAAAACGCAGGGTACAGGTATTATTTCCGCACTAGCCCCACTGCAAAGCCATTTTTATTGTCTAGTTAAAATCGGCAAATTAGAAGACgttccttccttcctgtTAAATGATTGAGAACTGATACGGATACTCAGCTTTCCGTCTAACCAAAGacagatgaggaaaagcCATCCGGTACCAAGCTACTATGGACTTATATATCTATCTACGCTCGCCACTACAAGCTAATTAAATGATATAATATTATTCACCTCGCTAACCCGTAAGCACACCATCGATGATCTAATCTGACACCATGGCCTCTCTTTTCTACGGCACCCCGATCTCTACGCCAGGCCACCGTTTTATTACTGAATTATCAACAGTCATTTATAAAAATGTGTTGCTCTCTTTGAAAATAGAAGGATTGGGAAATCCTTTGGAAGTGATCGATGCCTAAAAACATTTGGTACCCCGTCGTCAAATTCCGGATAGCCACACGACGGGGGATTGGGCTTAAAGTGTAACAGAATTTGAGACCTGTATTTGTGGAGTAAGGAAGGTCATTAAGAAAGAATGTCGGCGGAGACGATAGGTTGATGAACATGTACGATTTTGTCATTATCGCCATCGAAGGTACTTACTTGACCGGAAAAAGTCAACATTATGTTAATCCTTTTAAAGCGGTCAATTCGTATCTCTTTTCCCGACCGAAGCCGTCAGCTAATATAATGCGAGTGGAAATCCTCTGTGGAACCCTGATCTTTTCACTTCGCTAACTATCACTTTTAATCGCTACTGAAAACGTAGTACTGATATCGGACGTTGTCCTTGCAAGGATGTTAAAAATGATTGGTTCTTTGAATGACATTTTCCAGACGCGAATAAGCATCAGTAGGTGAATACAGGCATCATATTAGCCCAAGTTAGTAGAGCTGTTATGATTATTCTGCTTTTCCGTTATTAGGGTTTCCTTCCCAGATATAAAACATGGCATCTTTCATCAGTATCAGTGTTCAGCAGTGCACAACTGCCTGTGTGGTACTATTATTGAGTAAGTTTCCAGGGGTTGATACATCGCATGATAACTGGAGCTACTTATATGAAGGAAAGCAAATCTCATGACTAACCATATCTTCAGTAACGCGTTAATCAGCAGACGAAGTCAGGCAATCTGGATCTATGCGTTGACCCACCCCCTGCTGTTCCATGGGCGTGAATTGTGAGATGTCTGAGGAAACGCCGATCTATTTGGATCCATCCCTCTTGACCGACTAGCTTGTGAAAAAGAATTGACGGGCTGGTGA contains the following coding sequences:
- a CDS encoding uncharacterized protein (Similar to SGTC gene model, INSD accession EAL18557.1), which encodes MPPRTFTPSILTNISRALKPPSLPPILPPHTHTTIGTRPPTDAAVLIPLMNINSEAHILMEVRANGMRVHAGEASFPGGKADDTDRDLIHTALREAQEELALPPSSVEILGMLDPEYSLGFHSLGATAIPQSLSDPKRRAVHLFRLNRFRPYYKIRADDLVIRLPGNKINIPEDLEIWGLSGWLLNKLAEKVGWLDAPEIEKPHED